In one Methylobacterium sp. SyP6R genomic region, the following are encoded:
- a CDS encoding hydantoinase/oxoprolinase family protein, whose protein sequence is MRRVAGIDVGGTFTDLLLTEADKSGVRVRLAKVPTTIRNQAEGVLAAIHAAEVAPSTLDLVIHGTTATTNAVLERKTAKVGLITTEGFRDVLELGRRTRPKPYGLFGTFEPLIPREWRREVPERIMADGAVRTPLDEAAVAEAVRALLAEGCEALVIHFLHAYANPDHELRAGAIAREIWPNAYITLGHALLSEFREYERGTTASVNAAVQPILDRYIRRLQDDLRAQGFSRDLLVMNGNGGTVPAGLVVEAAAKTVMSGPASGVMAAAATLAQSGLTNAITYDMGGTSTDVALIAGGVPEVSAELTIDYGLPIHLPMVDVHTVGAGGGSIASVNRAGMLQVGPESAGSEPGPIGYGRGGARPTITDANLVLGRLDPARLTAVRAGVSIETIREAFARDLAGPLGMSVEEAAEAVIRLGNVHMSGAIRMVSLSRGYDPRDFVLFAFGGAGPLHAVALARELGIPEVLVPARPGLTNALGCLVADLRQDRVRTLNRPLDGLDMADLRAVLEEQAADALAMVAEEQAEIEETTVTYGADMQFRGQTHLIRVALPSPEIDRATLQELFEAAYFRRFQVRLPEIRAVVVNLVTSVIGRRKPFPLAALIDEAGRTDLAGARLGTRPVYAGGAWHEAAIYTREALPLGAEIVGPAVIQQIDATTVIEPGATARVDAIGNVRIRV, encoded by the coding sequence GTGAGACGCGTGGCAGGCATCGATGTCGGCGGCACCTTCACCGACCTTCTCCTGACGGAGGCGGACAAGTCCGGCGTGCGCGTGCGCCTCGCCAAGGTGCCGACGACGATCCGCAACCAGGCCGAGGGCGTGCTGGCGGCCATTCACGCCGCCGAGGTGGCGCCGAGCACCCTCGACCTCGTCATCCACGGCACCACCGCGACCACCAACGCGGTGCTGGAGCGCAAGACCGCCAAGGTCGGCCTCATCACCACGGAAGGCTTTCGCGATGTCCTCGAGCTCGGGCGCCGCACCCGGCCCAAGCCCTACGGATTGTTCGGCACCTTCGAGCCGCTGATCCCGCGCGAGTGGCGCCGCGAGGTGCCGGAGCGGATCATGGCGGACGGCGCGGTCCGTACCCCCCTCGACGAAGCGGCGGTGGCCGAGGCCGTGCGCGCCCTGCTGGCAGAGGGCTGCGAGGCCCTGGTGATCCACTTCCTGCACGCCTACGCGAATCCGGACCACGAGCTGCGCGCCGGCGCCATCGCCCGGGAGATCTGGCCGAACGCCTACATCACGCTGGGCCACGCGCTGCTGTCGGAGTTCCGCGAATACGAGCGCGGCACCACCGCCTCGGTCAACGCCGCGGTGCAGCCGATCCTCGACCGCTACATCCGCCGGCTCCAGGACGACCTGCGCGCCCAGGGCTTTTCCCGCGACCTGCTGGTGATGAACGGCAATGGCGGCACCGTGCCGGCGGGGCTCGTCGTCGAGGCGGCGGCCAAGACCGTGATGTCGGGCCCGGCCTCCGGGGTGATGGCGGCGGCGGCCACCCTCGCCCAGTCGGGGCTCACGAACGCCATCACCTACGACATGGGCGGGACCTCGACCGACGTGGCGCTGATCGCCGGCGGCGTCCCGGAGGTCTCGGCCGAACTGACCATCGATTACGGCCTGCCGATCCACCTGCCGATGGTCGACGTGCACACGGTCGGGGCCGGCGGCGGCTCGATCGCCTCCGTCAACCGGGCCGGGATGCTGCAGGTCGGCCCCGAGAGCGCCGGCTCCGAGCCGGGCCCGATCGGCTACGGCCGCGGCGGCGCCCGGCCGACCATCACCGACGCCAACCTGGTCCTCGGCCGCCTCGATCCGGCCCGGCTCACCGCCGTGCGGGCGGGAGTCTCGATCGAGACGATCCGCGAGGCCTTCGCCCGCGACCTCGCCGGGCCCCTCGGGATGAGCGTCGAGGAAGCGGCGGAGGCGGTGATCCGCCTGGGCAACGTCCATATGAGCGGCGCCATCCGCATGGTGTCCCTGTCGCGCGGCTACGACCCGCGCGACTTCGTGCTCTTCGCCTTCGGCGGCGCCGGTCCGCTCCACGCCGTGGCGCTCGCCCGGGAACTCGGCATCCCGGAAGTGCTGGTGCCGGCCCGGCCCGGCCTCACCAACGCGCTCGGCTGCCTCGTCGCCGACTTACGCCAGGACCGGGTCCGCACCCTCAACCGGCCCCTCGACGGGCTCGACATGGCGGATCTTCGCGCAGTCCTCGAGGAGCAGGCGGCGGATGCCCTCGCGATGGTGGCCGAGGAGCAGGCCGAGATCGAGGAGACCACGGTCACCTACGGGGCCGACATGCAGTTCCGCGGCCAGACCCACCTGATCCGCGTCGCCCTGCCCTCCCCGGAGATCGACCGCGCGACGCTCCAGGAGTTGTTCGAGGCGGCGTATTTCCGCCGCTTCCAGGTCCGGCTGCCGGAGATCCGGGCCGTGGTGGTCAACCTCGTCACCTCGGTGATCGGACGGCGAAAGCCCTTCCCGCTCGCGGCATTGATCGACGAGGCGGGTCGTACCGATCTGGCGGGTGCCCGCCTGGGCACCCGCCCGGTCTATGCCGGCGGCGCCTGGCACGAGGCCGCGATCTACACCCGCGAGGCCCTGCCGCTCGGCGCCGAGATCGTCGGGCCGGCCGTCATCCAGCAGATCGACGCCACGACCGTGATCGAGCCCGGCGCCACGGCGCGGGTCGATGCCATCGGCAATGTGAGGATCCGGGTATGA